GAGGTAAAACGTTTCAGACTTTAGGCTGGAATGAAACGATTCAATGGAGGCATTATCTGCAGGTGTCCCTTTGCGGGACATACTCATGATGATGCCTCTTTCTTTGACTTTTCGTTGATACGCATATGATGTGTAAACCGAACCTTGGTCGCTATGCAACGTACATCCCTGAGGTAAAGAAGGGAGTTGACTTAATGTATCTAAAACAAACTCTACGTTTTGACAATCCCTCACTGAATACGCAATGATTTCGCCATTAAATAAATCTTGAATACTTGAAAGATACAACTGTTTAGGTCCAAAAGGCAAGTAGGTAATATCGGTAACCAGCTTTTGAAGAGGGCGCTCTGCTCGGAAATTACGGTTTAACACGTTTTCTGCAACCTGATAAGGTTGTCCTGTTTGTTTCCGTTTCTTCCTTTTAACTCGGCATTGCCAACCGTATTTCTGCATGACACGCTGCACTGTTTTATGGTTGATATGCATGGTTTGATTGAGTAACGCTGTAATTTTTCGATAGCCGTATCGAAATTTATGTTTACGGCACTGTTCACCAACTTTTCCTTCTATCCATTTCTTCCTCTTTGTTTCTTCTCCTTGCTCATTTTTCTGCCAACGATAATAAGTTGATCGAGGAATACCCAGACACTGACAGATTTGAGAGATAGGCAGTTTCTCTTTTAATTCTTCTACTAAGTTCAATACAACTTCTGGTACCACTCCCTTTCCAACTCTTTGTACTTTTTTAAGACTTCAATCTGTTGTTTTAAATATCGATTTTCAGCTTCTAACTTTGATGGAGTATCTTGAGAATGAGCCCCTTTTCGAGGGGTATATGTTTGCCCAACGGGCTGTGCCAGGCGATAGGATTCTCCATCTCTATGCCACCTCATCCATGTTTTGAGCTGTGTATAGTTGCGGATCTGTAAAGTCTCCATAACTTCTTTAATTGGTACTCCTGCCAATCTCATTTCAATTGCTTTTAATTTCACTTCTACTGGATAGCTAACTCTTCTTCCCATAGAAAAAACACCTCCAAGTTATTGTTAGGTACTACATACCCGTTTTTTACTTAAAGGTGTTTTTTTATTTGTCTCACTCTATGGGGTCAGTCCCTAAAAAGTGTGGTCTTTTCTGTATATTTTAAGCTATTTGCTATTCGAGATTAGCATGTTTACTATACATTTTATTAGAATCTATGCTTTTTTCTCTCTAAAGCGTAAGATTAAGGCATCATAAAATAACAGCATTGTTTGCTCAAATAGAGATCCCCTTGGTTGAATGGTCCTGTAATCACCTTCAGATTGATTTTTCGTGACTCCCGGTAATTTAACAGTAATATCAGCTAACTCTCCAATGGTTGATTCAGGAGAATCAGGAGAAATGGTTATAGCTGCGACTATACCTCCTAAGCTTTTTCAGCAATGGCAATTAAGGTTTTGGTTTCTCCTGATCCTGAACCAATGATTAATAAATCGTCTTTTTCTAAATTAGCTGTTACTGTTTCCCAAACTACATAGGCATCAATCCAGATCTGCCTGCACCCGCCACAAAGGTTTTCTTGGATTCTAAAATCTGTTTTATTAATTTCTCTGCTTCTGAATCACCAATCAAGTGGATTGTTTGACTTAATTCTTGAACGATCTCGGCTACATATTGAGTAATCTTCATTGTTAAATTAACCTTGTTCAATTAATTTTTTCATTTCGCGTGCTGTAGCTTTTTTATCTTCTTTATTCGTAATTCCCCCACCTACGATAACAAGATCTGGGTGTTGTTTAATTACTTCAGGAAGTGTTTCTAATTTGATTCCACCTGCAATGGCAGTTTGCGCGTTTTTAACAACTTTTTTGATGGTTGAAAGGTCTTTGAAAGAATTCTTTCCAACTGCTTGAAGATCGTAACCTGTGTGAACGCAGATATAATCAACGCCAAGTTCATCCAGTTCTTGTGCGCGGGCTGCAATATCCTTCACGGCGATCATATCAGCAAGGATTTGTTTACCTTGTTTTTTAGCTTCTTCTACTGCGCCTTTAATTGACTCGTCTTCTGCAGTGCCAAGAATCGTAATGATATCAGCACCTGCAGCAGATGCTTGGCTTACTTCATATCCAGCTGCATCCATAATTTTTAAGTCTGCTAATACGGTTAAGTTAGGAAATGCAGCCTTTACTTCTTTCACTGCTTTAAGACCTTCATTGATCACCACAGGTGTGCCAATTTCTACAACATCAATATGCTCTTCTACCTCTTTCACTAATTCAATAGCTCCCTGAATATTGACAAGATCTAATGCTAATTGTAATTTCATTTATATTTGCTCCTTTTAATATGATTTTATATTGTGCTATAGGCTGTCATTATACCGGTGTAAATGTTTCCTTTCGAAAAGCTATTTACTCACTAGCACGTTTCTTAGTATACTGAGTATGTTGTTGAATTAAAAGTACACACTTTTACCGCATATAGTGATAAAAAGTATACTATGGGGTAAAATAAGGGGGAGGTGAAGTAAATGCCAAATTTAGGAGAGAAAACATTTAACTGTGAAAAAGAATTGACACTTTCAATAATTGGTGGTAAATGGAAAATGTTAATTTTATGGCATCTAGGTAAAGAAGGAACTAAACGATTTGGTGAATTAAAATCCCTTATGCCGGGTATTACCCAACGAATGCTTGTTAATCAATTACGCGAACTTGAAGATCATTTAATAGTACATCGAAAAGTTTATCCTGTAGTTCCGCCTAAAGTTGAATATTCATTGACTGAGCATGGAAAAAGTCTTATACCGATTTTAGATGCTATGTATGAATGGGGCAAAGGTTATATTGTGAATGTATTGGAAGAGGAAACTGAAGACAAATCAGCCACTTAATAGAAAAAAGTTTCTTTTCATGATTTAAGACAATAATAACTTACCACGGTTAGCCATTATTAATCGTGGTTTTTTTTCCATGTATTTAAAGAGTAGAAACTATACTTTCTTATAGAAATAGTATTAAAAAGCCTTGAACAGTGACGTTTACATACTCGCTGTCCAAGGCTTTTTTACTTTTATAGTCATAGTATTAATTCCCACACTAGCTTACCTCGATATAACTATATGCAAATAAAGTGCGTACTTTTAAAGACGAAATATACGTAATATACTGTTTTAGCAAAGCAATGCGAATCCACGTTAGCAAGTTGATGGATGGTACGAAAGGAGAGATTCTAATGGAAAATCTCAAAGGGAAACATCGTTGGGTTTGTGAAAGATGTTTAACATTTACCCATAATAATAAACAATGTCCACCATGTGGATATACCCATTTAAGTTAAATTAAAATTTGCTAGTACACAGGAAGGAAGAAATAAACAAAATGCACCTGTAAAAACGGGGTAATGATAATCCTTGTATTTAGTTGATTAGAACTAGCTCAAGAAAGTGAGGAATTTCAATGGACTCTATGACGTTTGTATTATTTGGGGCAACAGGGGATTTAGCGAAAAGAAAAATCTATCCTGCCTTGTTTAATTTATATCTAAATCAAAAATTACCGAAGTCTTTTTCCATTATTGGCGTAGGAAGACATAATATTACTGATAGTGAATTTCAATCAAGGGTAGTAGATTCCTTGTATACATTTTCTAGACATTTGATAAATGATAAATCGAAAAAAGAAGCGTTTGCCAAGGCATTTCATTATTGTCAGTTAGATTTTACTAATACGGAAGGCTATAAGAAGTTGCTAGAACTTGTTCAACAAAATGAAAAAGACCAGAATATTGAAGAGAATAGAATGTTCTATTTATCAGTCGCCCCTGAGTTTTTTGACGTGATTGCCATGAACATCAGGGATAGTGAATTGGGCACAACAAAAGGATGGAAACGATTGATTATCGAGAAACCATTTGGACATGATGTAAAATCGGCCCAAGAATTAAATGAAAAACTAAGCAGAGCGTTTGAAGAAGATGAAATTTACCGCATCGATCATTATCTAGGGAAACCAATGGTACAGAACCTTGAAGCCTTAGCTTTTGCTAATCCTGTATTGCAATCATTATGGAACAATCGATTTATTGCCAATGTCCAAATTACGGCAAGTGAAATCGTTGGGGTTGAAGAAAGAGCTGGTTATTACGACAAAGCAGGAGCTATTCGCGATATGGTTCAAAATCACATGTTACAGCTGTTAATGATGACAGCCATGCATTTGCCTAAAAGGATTACTGCAAATGAAATTCGTAAGGAGAAAAGAAAAGTCTTGGAATCTTTACGTCCATTACAAAGGGATACAGTAGGTGTACATGTTGTCAGGGGGCAATATGGGGCTGGAGAAATAAACGGCAGTCCTGTAGCTGCATATAAAGAAGAACCTGGCGTGGATGCTTTTTCGCAAAATGATACATTTATTGCGGCTCGTCTATGGATTGATAATTCCTTCTGGGATGGGGTTCCGTTTTATATCTGCACTGGAAAGAGAATGGCGGAAAAAGCAACAAAGATTGTCATTGAATTTAAAAATCCGTTAAAGGATTCGTATCCTTCTGAAATGGAACAGATAGAACCGAATCTATTAACAATAAATATCAATCCCAATGAAGGTGTATCACTGCGATTAAATAGCAAAAATCCAATAAATGGAGAAATGGAACCTATCACAGTAGACTTTTCTGCGAGTAAACAAGACGTACCCGAAGCGTATGAACTATTGTTATTTGATGCTCTCGTTGGGGATTCAACATTTTTTGCTCATTGGAACGAAGTAGAACTATCTTGGAATTGGGTAGAACCTATTTTAGAGGCATTTAAAGAAAATAGGGTTCCCCTTCACTCCTATTCATCTGGATCAATGGGACCAGAGGCTGCTCATCAATTGTTAGAAAAAGATGGATATAAGTGGTGGTAAAGTTACTAAAAATGCAATGCAAACCAGAAAAGAATTTAAAGAAATATAAAGTTTTAGGAGGATTACTATGAAGGGTTCTGGTGCAAATACTTGAGGAGAATAAAAAAAACAAAAGATTTCTAGTGACCTCTTGTCTTAAGCAACTATTCCAAACAGTTGATGGATGAATTCTTTTTGATTTTGGACAGAATTCTCTCTTTGAAGAGTCTGTCCTTTTTTGATCATGTGCATAGCCTCTATCCCCCCAATAATTCGTTTGGCAGTCCGTAAGGACTTTAATCCAAGCATCGGGCGAATCCGTTTTTTAATAAAGCGATGATCCTGCTCCACGATATTGTTGAGATATTTAACTTGCCTTAGTTGGATGCCTTTAGGCATCTGTTTTTCTTCTTTTAACTCTTGGATAGCGATAGGATAAGCTGGGTTCTTGTCTATTGTTATCACACGAGGCTTAGAAACGTGCGAAAAAGCCAGGGCTTTCTTAAAAAAGCGCTTGGCTGCTTGTTTATTTCTTGCTTTACTTAGATAAAAATCAATGGTATTCCCTTCTGAATCAACGGCACGATACAGATACATCCATTGACCTTTGACTTTCACATACGTCTCATCGACTCGCCAAGAATCATTGGTTGGCTTAAGATGATGTCTTACTCGCTCATCTAATTCAGGACCATACTGATGAACCCAGCGCATAATCGTTGTATGGGCAATGAAGAGTCCCCGTTCTTCCATCATTTCAGCCAAATCACGGAAACTAAGGTTGTACCGCAGGTACCATCTTACGGTTAATAAAATAATATCAGGTTGATAATGTTTCCACTTAAATACATTTTCCTTTTCCATACTGACCACGTCCTTTCTTTAGAGTACTAGTATCAGTATGTTCAAGTTTTAGAGATTACTTGCAATTTTCTTGAAGTTTTTGCACCAGAACCTCTAATAAGGTTGTTGTCAAGATAATTATGGTACCAAATAACAAAATTTCTAAAATAATGTCTCGTTTAACAAGTTTAGCCCATATAACCCAAGGCACAACTAAAAAAACGACTAGTATCCACCATTTCCAAATTAAAAACTCATTTTTTAGCCAACCATTTAATTCTAAATGATACAGCTTATCTTCTAATAAACGTATTTCCTTAAGATTTTCAAATATATTATCTATTGATATCACCCCTATATTTAAATTAAAAGCTAACAGATATTTTTGAATTCAAACTCTTTGAGCTGCCTTTTTAGTATTTCTATTTTTTAGTAATGAAATTCCATCGTAAATAAGAAAAAAACCCATGTTGAAAGTTCTTCTAACACGGGTTTTCGACTTTTTTCAAATGAATCAGAAATATTTTAAAAACAATGAAATTTTTAAAATCTAGATTTAA
This DNA window, taken from Priestia megaterium NBRC 15308 = ATCC 14581, encodes the following:
- the hxlA gene encoding 3-hexulose-6-phosphate synthase; translated protein: MKLQLALDLVNIQGAIELVKEVEEHIDVVEIGTPVVINEGLKAVKEVKAAFPNLTVLADLKIMDAAGYEVSQASAAGADIITILGTAEDESIKGAVEEAKKQGKQILADMIAVKDIAARAQELDELGVDYICVHTGYDLQAVGKNSFKDLSTIKKVVKNAQTAIAGGIKLETLPEVIKQHPDLVIVGGGITNKEDKKATAREMKKLIEQG
- a CDS encoding winged helix-turn-helix transcriptional regulator, with translation MPNLGEKTFNCEKELTLSIIGGKWKMLILWHLGKEGTKRFGELKSLMPGITQRMLVNQLRELEDHLIVHRKVYPVVPPKVEYSLTEHGKSLIPILDAMYEWGKGYIVNVLEEETEDKSAT
- the zwf gene encoding glucose-6-phosphate dehydrogenase, whose product is MDSMTFVLFGATGDLAKRKIYPALFNLYLNQKLPKSFSIIGVGRHNITDSEFQSRVVDSLYTFSRHLINDKSKKEAFAKAFHYCQLDFTNTEGYKKLLELVQQNEKDQNIEENRMFYLSVAPEFFDVIAMNIRDSELGTTKGWKRLIIEKPFGHDVKSAQELNEKLSRAFEEDEIYRIDHYLGKPMVQNLEALAFANPVLQSLWNNRFIANVQITASEIVGVEERAGYYDKAGAIRDMVQNHMLQLLMMTAMHLPKRITANEIRKEKRKVLESLRPLQRDTVGVHVVRGQYGAGEINGSPVAAYKEEPGVDAFSQNDTFIAARLWIDNSFWDGVPFYICTGKRMAEKATKIVIEFKNPLKDSYPSEMEQIEPNLLTININPNEGVSLRLNSKNPINGEMEPITVDFSASKQDVPEAYELLLFDALVGDSTFFAHWNEVELSWNWVEPILEAFKENRVPLHSYSSGSMGPEAAHQLLEKDGYKWW
- a CDS encoding IS6 family transposase gives rise to the protein MEKENVFKWKHYQPDIILLTVRWYLRYNLSFRDLAEMMEERGLFIAHTTIMRWVHQYGPELDERVRHHLKPTNDSWRVDETYVKVKGQWMYLYRAVDSEGNTIDFYLSKARNKQAAKRFFKKALAFSHVSKPRVITIDKNPAYPIAIQELKEEKQMPKGIQLRQVKYLNNIVEQDHRFIKKRIRPMLGLKSLRTAKRIIGGIEAMHMIKKGQTLQRENSVQNQKEFIHQLFGIVA